Proteins encoded within one genomic window of Gemmatimonadaceae bacterium:
- a CDS encoding acyl-CoA dehydrogenase, producing MDDALYFNEHHLATREMVRQFARDEVAPVAAKYDAEAKFPWENIRKMGELGLLGVPWPEELGGAGLDLISYMIVIHELAKVDASHGLSISAHTTLGTSPIVKFGNDDQKRRFVPFLATGRVMGGFGLTEPDAGSDAGGTRTTAVRKNGHYVLNGVKRFITHGGVGEIFVVTAVTDPSQGTKGISSFILTKPTNDPEGARAAGVGHEPSLPALKGFRAGKKEDKLGWRASDTCELIMEDVEVPAENLLGEEGKGFVNFMKTLDNGRIGIASLSLGIAEGAFEQALQYTSVRKQFGQPVANFQGVQFKLSDMATEIEAGKHLMYHAAWLAQNGRPFGKEAAMAKLFCSELAMRATIAAVQLHGGYGYTKDYPVERFMRDAKICEIGEGTSEIQRIVIARHLLKELAD from the coding sequence ATGGACGACGCGCTCTACTTCAACGAACATCACCTCGCCACGCGCGAAATGGTTCGCCAGTTCGCCCGTGACGAAGTCGCACCCGTCGCCGCCAAGTACGACGCCGAAGCGAAGTTCCCCTGGGAGAACATTCGCAAAATGGGCGAGCTCGGACTGCTCGGCGTTCCGTGGCCCGAGGAGCTGGGCGGCGCCGGTCTCGATCTGATCAGCTACATGATCGTGATCCACGAGCTGGCCAAGGTCGACGCGTCGCACGGTCTCAGCATTTCCGCGCACACCACGCTCGGCACCTCGCCGATCGTGAAGTTCGGCAACGACGACCAGAAGCGCCGCTTCGTGCCATTCCTGGCCACGGGCCGTGTGATGGGCGGCTTCGGCTTGACCGAGCCGGATGCGGGCAGCGATGCCGGCGGCACGCGCACGACGGCGGTGCGCAAGAACGGCCACTATGTGCTGAACGGCGTCAAGCGATTCATCACCCATGGCGGTGTCGGCGAGATCTTCGTCGTCACGGCGGTGACGGATCCGTCGCAGGGTACGAAGGGCATCAGCTCGTTCATTCTCACCAAGCCGACCAACGATCCCGAAGGCGCACGCGCCGCGGGCGTCGGACACGAGCCGTCACTGCCCGCGCTCAAGGGATTCCGCGCCGGCAAGAAAGAAGACAAGCTGGGGTGGCGTGCGTCCGATACGTGCGAGCTGATCATGGAAGACGTCGAGGTTCCCGCCGAGAATTTGCTGGGCGAAGAGGGCAAGGGCTTCGTGAATTTCATGAAGACGCTGGACAACGGACGCATCGGCATCGCATCGCTCTCCCTCGGCATCGCCGAAGGGGCGTTCGAGCAGGCGCTGCAGTACACGAGCGTGCGGAAGCAGTTCGGGCAGCCCGTCGCGAACTTCCAGGGCGTGCAGTTCAAGCTCTCCGACATGGCGACGGAGATCGAGGCGGGAAAGCACTTGATGTATCACGCCGCATGGCTCGCGCAGAACGGACGGCCGTTCGGCAAGGAAGCCGCGATGGCCAAGCTCTTCTGCTCCGAGCTCGCGATGCGCGCGACGATCGCCGCGGTCCAGCTGCACGGCGGTTACGGGTACACGAAGGACTACCCGGTCGAGCGGTTCATGCGCGATGCAAAAATCTGCGAGATCGGCGAGGGCACGTCGGAGATCCAGCGGATCGTCATCGCCCGGCATCTCCTGAAGGAACTTGCGGACTAA
- a CDS encoding ATP-dependent DNA helicase RecQ: protein MTQQPHHTLEDARAALREHFGYPAFRPGQEAAVESVLAGRDTMVVLPTGGGKSLCYQVPALMLPKLTVVISPLISLMKDQVDALTARGLPATFVNSTLTPSQISDRLARAIRGDVKLLYVAPERFDAGTTAERLRDAGISLLAVDEAHCISEWGHDFRPSYLRIAQVREKLGWPPTIALTATATPHVRSDIVTQLKLDNATTIITGFDRKNLTYAVVPTRTESDKDDALVHLLRANEGLAVVYASTRKAVERIGMLLERAKIPAAAYHAGLDDERRHEVQDAFMSEKVRAIVATNAFGMGIDKANVRLVLHYAMPGTLEAYYQEAGRAGRDGLPAACYLLHAFPDRFTHEFFIKGAYPERSLVEEVYTTLQRNADREGAVALSPDEIAGRLKTKATGREVESTLRILTQAGAYRVELEGGGRVMIRLMATPDRIKRELGTADDSLELGLLRALWRVAGSGLSDGAPVDLDGLPPGFGGTVGAMPILDALQSRQFLEWRRCGSGAALTAPKKPLTAFKIDWTTIDRRRKADLQKLDAMQQYAYTKGCRRGFVLRYFGDPAARTSCAGCDNCLGSRVEIEAGAAPSSRRAGEKPRGRRRGGDAPVRQDDEAPTLSGADEALLARLRDLRRTISREDQVPAYVVFPDRTLAEMAVRRPTNVDALGQIRGVGPAKLEKYGDRFLEVLRSYDETEAA, encoded by the coding sequence ATGACACAGCAACCACACCACACGCTCGAAGATGCGCGCGCCGCGCTGCGCGAGCACTTCGGCTATCCCGCGTTCCGCCCCGGCCAGGAGGCCGCGGTGGAGTCGGTCCTCGCCGGCCGCGACACGATGGTCGTGCTGCCCACGGGCGGCGGCAAGTCGCTGTGCTATCAGGTGCCGGCGCTGATGCTGCCCAAGCTCACCGTCGTGATCTCGCCGCTCATCTCGCTGATGAAGGATCAGGTCGACGCGCTCACGGCGCGCGGGCTGCCCGCGACGTTCGTCAACAGTACGCTGACCCCATCACAGATCTCTGATCGGCTGGCGCGGGCCATTCGGGGAGACGTGAAGCTGCTCTACGTCGCGCCCGAACGCTTCGACGCCGGAACCACGGCCGAGCGGCTGCGCGATGCGGGCATCTCGCTCCTGGCGGTGGACGAGGCGCACTGTATCAGCGAATGGGGACATGATTTCAGGCCGAGCTATCTGCGCATTGCGCAGGTGCGGGAGAAGCTCGGGTGGCCGCCGACAATCGCGCTCACGGCGACGGCGACGCCGCACGTGCGCAGCGACATCGTCACGCAGCTCAAGCTCGACAATGCGACGACGATCATCACCGGATTCGATCGCAAGAATCTCACGTACGCCGTCGTGCCGACGCGCACGGAGAGTGACAAGGACGACGCGCTGGTGCATCTGCTTCGCGCGAACGAAGGTCTGGCGGTCGTCTACGCGTCCACGCGCAAAGCGGTCGAGCGCATCGGTATGCTGCTCGAGCGCGCGAAGATTCCGGCGGCGGCCTATCACGCCGGCCTGGATGATGAGCGCCGGCACGAGGTGCAGGACGCCTTCATGTCCGAGAAGGTGCGCGCCATCGTCGCGACCAACGCGTTCGGCATGGGCATCGACAAGGCGAACGTGCGCCTGGTGCTTCACTACGCCATGCCCGGCACGCTCGAGGCGTACTATCAGGAGGCGGGGCGCGCGGGCCGCGACGGACTGCCCGCCGCCTGCTATCTCCTGCATGCGTTTCCCGATCGATTCACCCACGAATTCTTCATCAAGGGCGCGTATCCCGAGCGCTCGCTCGTGGAAGAGGTGTACACGACGCTCCAGCGCAACGCGGATCGTGAAGGGGCGGTGGCGCTGTCGCCCGACGAAATCGCGGGCCGGCTCAAGACCAAAGCCACCGGCCGCGAGGTGGAATCGACATTACGAATTCTGACACAAGCCGGCGCGTACCGCGTCGAGCTCGAAGGCGGCGGCCGCGTGATGATTCGACTCATGGCGACGCCGGATCGCATCAAGCGCGAGCTTGGCACCGCTGATGACTCGCTCGAGCTCGGGCTACTCCGCGCGCTCTGGCGTGTCGCGGGCAGCGGCCTCAGCGACGGAGCGCCGGTTGACCTCGACGGCTTACCGCCGGGATTCGGCGGGACGGTCGGGGCCATGCCGATCCTCGACGCGTTGCAATCGCGCCAGTTCCTCGAGTGGCGTCGGTGCGGCTCGGGCGCCGCGCTCACGGCGCCCAAGAAGCCGCTGACCGCGTTCAAGATCGACTGGACCACGATCGACCGACGGCGCAAGGCAGATTTGCAGAAGCTCGACGCCATGCAGCAGTACGCGTACACCAAGGGTTGCCGGCGCGGGTTCGTGCTGCGCTACTTCGGCGACCCCGCGGCGCGCACCTCCTGCGCCGGGTGTGACAATTGCCTCGGTTCCCGCGTAGAGATAGAGGCGGGCGCGGCGCCGTCGTCACGACGTGCCGGGGAAAAGCCGCGCGGTCGGCGCCGCGGCGGCGATGCGCCGGTACGACAGGACGACGAAGCGCCGACGCTCTCCGGCGCGGACGAAGCGCTGCTCGCGCGACTGCGCGATCTTCGCCGAACCATCTCGCGCGAAGACCAAGTGCCGGCGTACGTGGTGTTTCCCGATCGCACGCTCGCTGAAATGGCGGTGCGGCGTCCAACGAACGTCGACGCGCTTGGACAGATTCGTGGAGTGGGACCGGCCAAGCTCGAGAAGTACGGCGATAGGTTTCTGGAAGTGTTGCGGAGTTACGACGAAACGGAAGCGGCCTAA